The following proteins are encoded in a genomic region of Dialister hominis:
- a CDS encoding S-layer homology domain-containing protein, translated as MKKILALAAMAALTAGVCAYAANPFSDVTPNDWAYQAVADLSEQGVVEGYPDGTFKGERNITRYELAQIIARMLAKEDQLNAEQRGTLDRLAGEYADELSNLGVRVSNLEKKVGNLSFSGDGRMRYQNKDAGAADKWDGRIRLNVKGQVNDSTYVQGRLDAEMNFKTSDDTNVIFDQLFVNHDFGDAVTVRLGRQPVVIGDQSGWLYGFPYGYGGAQAMFHQGRVNLTAGYGRFNKSDYTDGVKDQDAFFAKGDFDFSAAKLNLNYLKFTGDKKADTFAGYEIAGAGLTIPVGDFRVFGEYWKDTNWKNGYDTAWNAGLGYGKLNVKKPGSFAADVAYNSVDQGIYFGGTGYQTNVLSYLTDSGTNADRVKYWNAIADVTLQKNVYLHGEYAFDVKTNGGDHSAADEDAWTLSLNYVF; from the coding sequence ATGAAAAAAATTCTCGCACTCGCTGCCATGGCAGCGCTCACCGCTGGCGTATGTGCATACGCTGCCAACCCGTTCTCTGATGTAACTCCGAATGACTGGGCTTACCAGGCAGTCGCAGACCTGTCTGAACAGGGCGTCGTTGAAGGCTATCCGGATGGCACCTTCAAAGGTGAAAGAAACATCACCCGTTACGAACTGGCTCAGATCATTGCCCGCATGCTGGCTAAGGAAGATCAACTGAATGCTGAGCAGAGAGGCACTCTCGATAGACTTGCTGGTGAATACGCTGATGAACTCTCCAATCTGGGCGTCAGAGTTTCCAATCTTGAAAAGAAGGTAGGAAACCTTTCCTTCTCCGGCGATGGCCGTATGCGTTACCAGAACAAGGACGCAGGCGCCGCTGATAAGTGGGACGGCCGTATCCGCCTGAATGTAAAAGGACAGGTCAATGATTCCACCTACGTACAGGGCCGCCTTGATGCAGAAATGAATTTCAAGACGAGCGATGATACGAATGTCATTTTCGATCAGCTCTTCGTCAATCATGACTTCGGCGATGCTGTCACAGTCAGACTGGGCCGTCAGCCGGTTGTCATCGGCGACCAGAGCGGCTGGCTCTACGGCTTCCCATACGGCTATGGCGGAGCTCAGGCTATGTTCCATCAGGGCCGCGTCAATCTGACTGCCGGCTATGGCCGCTTCAATAAGTCCGATTACACCGATGGTGTAAAAGATCAGGATGCATTCTTTGCCAAAGGTGACTTCGACTTCTCCGCTGCCAAGCTGAACCTGAACTATTTGAAATTCACCGGAGACAAGAAGGCAGACACCTTCGCCGGTTATGAAATCGCAGGCGCTGGCCTTACGATTCCTGTCGGAGATTTCCGCGTATTCGGCGAATACTGGAAGGATACAAACTGGAAGAACGGTTATGACACCGCATGGAATGCAGGCCTTGGCTATGGCAAGCTGAACGTGAAGAAACCGGGCTCCTTCGCCGCTGACGTAGCATACAACAGCGTCGATCAGGGCATTTACTTCGGTGGCACCGGCTATCAGACAAACGTCCTCTCTTACCTCACCGACTCTGGCACAAACGCTGATCGCGTGAAATACTGGAACGCCATCGCTGACGTCACCCTCCAGAAGAACGTCTACCTCCACGGCGAATACGCCTTCGACGTCAAGACAAACGGAGGAGACCACTCCGCGGCCGACGAAGACGCATGGACACTCTCCCTCAACTACGTATTCTAA
- a CDS encoding IS1182 family transposase, producing the protein MKNNNTSNHFTAEQGILPMFPSEILNVDDPVLMYDRFMEEIDLKKYLRYIPTRGAGRPRYNPVNMLKTIIYGFAEEGYCSFRKLEDNCRVNIRYMYLMNYEAPSYRTFCHFVKGFLKYSLKDIFYSITKELCGKLNVDLQHIYIDGSKFEANANKYSWVWKKSAEKSRYKLFAKITSLFELLNDDLKYDHMSVNINTEYAPDYLRLVLDKLKEIWQIDETAFVHGSGHRKSDHQRKYEQLKAYTSKLEEYVEKIQICGTSRNSYSKTDTDATFMRIKSDYMGNDQLLPAYNVQIGVADEFIAVIDVNQYRSDMDCFVPLMEEFHEVYGAYPKYPVADAGYGSFNNYIYCEQHGMEKYMKFPMYKKETKDKKYHTNPFRPINFRVDENGTIRCPNDRAFKFIYRHLVRGNLYGRQEEVFECEDCQGCPLAEQCKKTPKNKRISLSRERNNMYQEVQDNLESIHGALLRMNRSIQAEGTFGIMKHDRWYKRIVRKGIDSVKAELYLVALGYNLRKYITKIMRIRIAA; encoded by the coding sequence ATGAAAAATAACAACACTAGCAATCATTTTACCGCAGAACAAGGCATTTTGCCAATGTTTCCCTCTGAGATTCTCAATGTCGATGATCCTGTTTTAATGTATGACAGATTTATGGAGGAAATCGATCTTAAAAAGTACCTTCGTTACATACCGACGCGTGGCGCTGGCAGACCCAGGTATAATCCCGTCAACATGCTGAAAACGATCATCTATGGTTTCGCAGAAGAAGGATATTGCTCTTTTAGAAAACTTGAAGATAATTGCAGGGTTAATATCAGATATATGTACCTGATGAATTATGAAGCCCCATCCTATCGGACATTCTGTCATTTCGTGAAGGGCTTTCTTAAGTATTCTCTCAAGGATATCTTTTATTCAATTACGAAAGAACTCTGCGGCAAACTCAACGTGGATTTGCAGCATATATATATTGACGGTTCCAAGTTTGAAGCGAACGCAAATAAATACAGCTGGGTATGGAAGAAATCCGCTGAAAAATCCCGCTACAAGCTTTTTGCCAAGATTACCAGCCTTTTTGAGTTACTCAATGATGATCTTAAGTATGACCATATGAGTGTAAACATCAATACAGAATACGCTCCGGACTATCTGCGTCTGGTATTGGATAAATTAAAAGAAATCTGGCAGATTGATGAGACGGCCTTTGTTCATGGAAGCGGGCATCGCAAGTCCGATCATCAACGCAAGTATGAGCAGCTTAAGGCATATACATCAAAACTTGAAGAATATGTTGAGAAGATACAGATATGCGGTACTTCCAGAAACAGTTATTCGAAGACCGATACGGATGCAACATTCATGCGAATCAAGTCGGACTACATGGGAAATGATCAGCTTCTGCCTGCATACAATGTCCAAATAGGTGTTGCCGATGAATTTATTGCCGTAATTGATGTTAACCAGTATCGTTCAGATATGGATTGCTTCGTACCGCTGATGGAGGAATTCCACGAAGTCTATGGGGCTTATCCTAAGTATCCTGTGGCAGATGCAGGATATGGATCTTTCAACAATTACATCTATTGCGAGCAGCACGGTATGGAAAAGTATATGAAATTCCCCATGTACAAGAAAGAAACGAAAGACAAGAAATACCATACCAATCCGTTTCGGCCAATAAACTTTAGAGTTGATGAGAATGGAACCATCCGTTGTCCAAATGACAGGGCTTTCAAATTTATCTATAGACATCTGGTCAGAGGGAACTTATACGGCAGGCAGGAGGAAGTATTTGAATGCGAAGACTGCCAAGGATGCCCGCTGGCAGAGCAATGTAAAAAGACCCCGAAGAACAAAAGAATCTCATTGAGCAGAGAACGGAATAACATGTACCAGGAGGTTCAGGATAATCTGGAAAGCATCCATGGAGCCCTGCTAAGAATGAACCGGTCAATCCAGGCTGAAGGAACTTTTGGAATCATGAAACATGACAGATGGTACAAAAGAATCGTCAGAAAAGGGATAGATTCTGTAAAAGCCGAGTTATACCTGGTAGCACTTGGCTATAATTTAAGGAAATACATCACAAAAATAATGCGTATAAGGATTGCCGCCTAA
- a CDS encoding S-layer homology domain-containing protein has product MKKILALAAVAALTAGVSAYAANPFSDVTPSDWAYQAVVDLSEQGVVEGYPDGTFKGERNITRYEMAQIIARMLAKEDQLNAEQRATLDKLAGEYADELANLGVRVSNLEKKVGNIYWSGDARMRYQSKSLDQKDGWNGRIRINVKGQVNDSTYVQGRFLNEMDFKGNDTSSTSMDQLYVNHNFGKDVSVRLGRQPISFGDQAGWLNNGHDGYDGGQIAYNNGKLSLATGYGQFNSTFGDFAYDANDNNKSDFYFARGAYDFNFAKLGVDYIAYQDKHNVVEEGKINAAGDKAKVNFEGTKPELFGVNLNIPVQQFNVFGEYWKNTTAPSALEDTAWNAGLSYGAANWKKPGTWDLSVAYNSVGNGVYLGATGWQTNILDAVANAKQLKFWNAMGDVTLAKNVQLHAEYAFAADADQGADPDDAWTVSLNYKF; this is encoded by the coding sequence ATGAAAAAAATTCTCGCACTCGCTGCTGTAGCAGCACTCACCGCTGGCGTATCCGCATACGCTGCAAATCCTTTCTCTGATGTAACCCCATCCGACTGGGCTTACCAGGCAGTAGTAGACCTGTCCGAACAGGGCGTCGTTGAAGGCTATCCGGATGGCACCTTCAAAGGCGAAAGAAACATCACCCGTTATGAAATGGCTCAGATCATCGCTCGTATGCTCGCTAAAGAAGATCAGCTGAACGCTGAACAGAGAGCAACCCTGGACAAACTCGCTGGCGAATACGCTGACGAACTCGCAAACCTGGGCGTTCGTGTTTCCAACCTTGAAAAGAAAGTCGGCAACATTTACTGGTCCGGCGATGCTCGTATGCGTTATCAGAGCAAGAGCCTTGACCAGAAGGATGGCTGGAATGGCCGTATCCGTATCAACGTTAAAGGCCAGGTTAATGACTCCACCTACGTACAGGGCCGTTTCCTGAATGAAATGGATTTCAAAGGTAATGATACCTCCAGCACATCTATGGATCAGCTGTATGTAAATCACAACTTTGGCAAAGATGTATCCGTACGTCTTGGCCGTCAGCCCATTTCCTTCGGCGATCAGGCAGGCTGGCTGAACAATGGTCATGACGGATACGATGGCGGACAGATTGCTTACAACAACGGCAAGTTGTCTCTCGCTACCGGCTATGGTCAGTTCAACAGCACTTTTGGCGATTTCGCTTATGATGCAAATGATAACAACAAATCTGATTTCTACTTTGCACGTGGTGCTTATGACTTCAACTTCGCTAAACTGGGCGTAGATTACATTGCATATCAGGATAAACACAATGTAGTAGAAGAAGGCAAGATTAACGCAGCTGGTGACAAAGCTAAAGTTAATTTCGAAGGAACTAAACCTGAACTCTTCGGCGTAAACCTGAACATTCCTGTTCAGCAGTTCAATGTATTCGGTGAATACTGGAAGAACACCACTGCTCCAAGTGCACTGGAAGATACCGCTTGGAACGCTGGCCTCTCCTACGGCGCAGCTAACTGGAAGAAACCGGGCACCTGGGATCTCTCCGTTGCATACAACAGTGTAGGCAATGGCGTATACCTCGGCGCTACCGGCTGGCAGACCAACATCCTCGATGCTGTAGCAAATGCTAAACAGCTGAAGTTCTGGAACGCTATGGGCGATGTAACTCTGGCTAAGAACGTACAGCTCCATGCTGAATATGCATTCGCTGCTGATGCTGATCAGGGCGCTGATCCGGATGATGCATGGACCGTTTCCCTGAACTACAAATTCTAA
- a CDS encoding S-layer homology domain-containing protein, whose product MKKVLAIAAVAALTAGVSAYAANPFSDVTPNDWAYQAVEDLSEQGVVEGYPDGTFKGERNITRYEMAQIIARMLAKEDQLNAEQRATLDKLAGEYADELANLGVRVSNLEKKVGNIYWSGDARMRYQNNATGDDSWNGRMRINVKGQVNDSTYVQGRLNATMDFKESEDDSDVQKESEDDSDVQFDQLFANHDFGSVATVRLGRQPVAFGDQGGWLYGDTFGADAAQVTFHAGQKVDLTAGYGRFNTSDYDEGVEDQDAFYARGAADLNVAKLGVDYIKFTGDKEADTVAGYELMGANLTIPVQDFRVFGEYWKNTTYENGNDTAWNAGIGYGKLNLKKPGSFAIDVAYNDVDEGVYFGGTGLQTDALKYLTKHDATNVTFWNAMADVTLQKNVFLHGEYAFDVSADNADMNDKDAWTVSLNYKF is encoded by the coding sequence ATGAAAAAGGTTCTCGCAATTGCTGCAGTAGCAGCACTCACAGCTGGCGTATCCGCATACGCTGCAAATCCATTCTCTGATGTAACCCCGAACGACTGGGCTTATCAGGCAGTTGAAGACCTGTCCGAACAGGGCGTCGTTGAAGGTTATCCGGATGGCACCTTCAAGGGCGAAAGAAACATCACCCGTTATGAAATGGCTCAGATCATTGCCCGCATGCTCGCTAAGGAAGATCAGCTGAACGCTGAACAGAGAGCAACCCTGGACAAACTCGCTGGCGAATATGCTGACGAACTCGCAAACCTGGGCGTTCGCGTATCCAACCTTGAAAAGAAGGTCGGCAACATTTACTGGTCCGGCGATGCTCGTATGCGTTACCAGAACAACGCAACTGGCGATGACTCCTGGAACGGCCGTATGAGAATCAACGTAAAGGGTCAGGTCAATGACTCCACTTACGTTCAGGGCCGCCTGAACGCAACCATGGACTTCAAAGAAAGTGAAGATGATTCTGATGTACAGAAAGAAAGTGAAGATGATTCTGATGTACAGTTTGATCAGCTGTTTGCAAACCATGACTTCGGAAGCGTTGCAACCGTTCGTCTCGGCCGTCAGCCGGTAGCATTTGGTGACCAGGGCGGCTGGCTGTATGGTGATACCTTTGGCGCTGATGCTGCTCAGGTAACATTCCATGCAGGACAGAAAGTTGACCTGACCGCTGGTTATGGCCGCTTCAACACCTCTGACTATGATGAAGGCGTTGAAGATCAGGATGCATTCTATGCACGCGGCGCAGCTGACCTGAACGTTGCTAAACTCGGCGTTGACTACATTAAGTTCACAGGTGACAAGGAAGCTGATACAGTTGCCGGCTATGAACTGATGGGCGCAAACCTGACCATTCCGGTTCAGGACTTCCGCGTATTCGGTGAATACTGGAAGAACACCACCTATGAAAACGGCAATGATACTGCTTGGAACGCAGGTATCGGCTATGGCAAACTGAACCTGAAGAAACCGGGCTCCTTCGCTATCGATGTAGCTTACAACGATGTTGACGAAGGCGTATACTTCGGCGGCACAGGCCTCCAGACTGATGCTCTGAAGTATCTGACAAAGCATGATGCAACCAACGTAACATTCTGGAATGCAATGGCTGATGTAACCCTCCAGAAGAACGTATTCCTCCATGGTGAATATGCATTCGACGTTAGCGCTGATAACGCTGATATGAATGATAAGGATGCTTGGACCGTATCCCTCAACTACAAGTTCTAA